Proteins encoded in a region of the Isosphaeraceae bacterium EP7 genome:
- a CDS encoding M24 family metallopeptidase, with amino-acid sequence MSSEFDLSTLAAFHDQGDGSRFGDVLSYHDLPALRSGPEAEAETERVLSTAADRPVTDTMPPVVDPTLDHEDAALRDRRADVEEKHRRVREYLDAHNLDAMALGRVDSIAWFTSGGELGREFSGEIASALIYITRSCRAVVTDNVQSARIFEEELAGLGFQLKERPWHEDPARVLEELGHNKTLVSDLAGTSPWSREGHDSAAALINLRRPLTKLERQRLRELGRTLTLAVEATCRNFHPGETEADVAGHLAHRLLREGVAPVGLQIAADGRPDRYRRPGLKGVPIREKALISVIGRRFGLCASVGRCVTFGLAKEPFKTDQALASMISASNIFFSRPGETVGAILGRTKRLFEKNDHPHEWTLDYAGQFIGYSPNEGLLLPESPLKLQPGTALCWGPSVGTARSEDTVVVDARGFEVVTQAQHWPMIEVTVKGYAMNRPGILER; translated from the coding sequence TTGTCCTCCGAATTCGACCTGAGCACGCTGGCAGCCTTCCACGATCAGGGGGATGGCTCCCGGTTTGGCGACGTGCTGAGCTATCACGACCTGCCGGCCCTGAGATCGGGCCCGGAGGCTGAGGCTGAGACCGAGCGGGTGCTGAGCACGGCCGCCGATCGGCCCGTGACCGACACGATGCCGCCGGTCGTCGACCCGACCCTCGACCACGAGGACGCGGCACTCCGCGACCGGCGGGCCGACGTGGAGGAGAAACACCGGCGGGTCCGAGAGTATCTCGACGCGCACAACCTCGACGCGATGGCCCTGGGGCGGGTTGACTCGATCGCCTGGTTCACCTCGGGCGGCGAGCTTGGTCGCGAGTTCTCCGGCGAGATTGCCTCCGCGCTCATCTACATCACTCGTTCCTGCCGGGCGGTGGTCACCGACAACGTCCAGAGCGCCCGGATCTTCGAGGAAGAACTCGCCGGGCTGGGTTTCCAACTTAAGGAACGCCCCTGGCATGAGGACCCGGCCCGGGTCCTCGAAGAGCTCGGTCACAACAAGACCCTGGTCAGCGACCTGGCGGGTACCTCCCCCTGGAGCCGCGAAGGGCACGATTCGGCCGCGGCGTTGATCAACCTACGCCGCCCGCTGACCAAGCTAGAGCGGCAGCGACTGCGTGAATTGGGCCGGACCCTGACGCTGGCCGTCGAGGCCACCTGCCGGAACTTCCACCCGGGCGAGACCGAGGCCGACGTGGCGGGCCACCTGGCCCATCGGCTTCTGCGCGAGGGGGTTGCTCCCGTTGGCCTGCAGATCGCCGCCGACGGTCGGCCGGATCGGTACCGGAGACCCGGCCTGAAGGGGGTCCCGATCCGCGAGAAGGCCTTGATCTCGGTCATTGGCCGTCGGTTTGGCCTGTGCGCCTCGGTGGGCCGTTGCGTCACATTCGGGCTCGCCAAAGAACCGTTCAAGACCGACCAGGCGCTGGCGTCGATGATCTCCGCAAGCAATATCTTCTTCTCCAGGCCGGGCGAGACCGTCGGGGCGATCCTCGGCCGCACGAAGCGGCTGTTCGAGAAGAATGACCATCCCCATGAGTGGACCCTGGACTACGCCGGCCAGTTCATCGGGTATTCGCCCAATGAAGGGCTGCTGCTGCCCGAGAGCCCGCTGAAGTTGCAGCCCGGGACGGCCCTCTGCTGGGGGCCCAGCGTGGGGACCGCGCGGTCGGAGGATACCGTCGTGGTCGACGCCCGCGGCTTCGAGGTCGTCACCCAGGCGCAGCACTGGCCGATGATCGAGGTGACCGTCAAGGGTTACGCGATGAACAGGCCGGGGATCCTCGAACGCTGA
- a CDS encoding alpha/beta hydrolase, producing MPDGVLARRAVVYRVEGERRVALDLYRPEGASPRSGWPALVVIHGGGWRGGDRGEYGRSMAVLARRGIVVASIDYQLSRPDRPSWPVNLQDAREAVRWVRGHATMIEVDATRIAVLGSSAGGHLASLLSTRGDDDRPGPGVPSARVSGAVVLFGPSDLAALLRQSPGASESVELFLGGEPPTDGLLGAASPLTHVTGGDPPMLLIHGTDDPRVPLEQSEVLAEALAESGVPHRLIRVDGARHGFGLQPGGRDLEAEIHAFLQSVWGDGVPGEVL from the coding sequence TTGCCCGATGGCGTGCTCGCCCGGCGCGCTGTGGTCTATCGAGTTGAGGGCGAACGCCGGGTCGCTCTGGACCTCTATCGACCGGAGGGGGCATCGCCCCGATCCGGCTGGCCCGCCCTGGTCGTGATCCACGGGGGAGGCTGGCGTGGTGGTGATCGCGGCGAGTATGGCCGGTCGATGGCCGTCCTCGCCAGGCGAGGGATCGTGGTCGCATCGATCGATTATCAGTTGTCGAGACCCGACCGCCCGAGCTGGCCGGTGAATCTGCAAGATGCCCGCGAGGCGGTGCGCTGGGTGCGCGGTCACGCCACGATGATCGAGGTGGACGCGACCCGGATCGCGGTGCTCGGGTCGTCGGCGGGCGGGCACCTGGCCTCGTTGCTCTCAACCCGCGGAGACGATGATCGGCCGGGGCCGGGAGTCCCGTCGGCCAGGGTGAGCGGCGCGGTGGTCCTCTTCGGCCCGTCGGACCTCGCCGCGCTCCTGCGTCAGAGTCCGGGGGCATCGGAGTCGGTGGAACTGTTCCTGGGCGGAGAACCCCCCACCGATGGGCTGCTGGGGGCGGCCTCGCCGCTGACGCACGTGACCGGCGGCGACCCACCGATGCTCCTGATCCACGGGACAGATGACCCGCGTGTGCCGCTGGAACAATCGGAGGTGCTGGCGGAAGCGCTCGCCGAGTCGGGCGTGCCTCATCGCCTGATCCGGGTCGATGGGGCACGTCACGGATTTGGCCTGCAACCGGGCGGACGGGATCTGGAGGCCGAAATCCATGCGTTCTTGCAATCTGTCTGGGGCGATGGAGTGCCCGGCGAGGTTCTTTGA